Genomic segment of Cydia fagiglandana chromosome 16, ilCydFagi1.1, whole genome shotgun sequence:
ggcctataaataaataaataagtaaacaaggattgctcgtttaaactttaaaggtattagatagatagattataTATGACATGACCTACCGACACTATGTCAGGGCCAAATTGAATCACGTCATGCCTTAGTTGACATAAATGGTTCAATAACAATTGAAAAAGTCCCAAAGCATTCCGATGTAACATCAGTgtgtatcttttttttttaagtcacgaaagtttattttttatttctagtcACGATACTTCAATGAGTTGATGTTATGTTATGATATGTAACAAATGTGAAAAAAACTAGCTAGAGTCGCTACtcttacaaaaacaaaaaaatatatacgaaatatttatttagaaatatatttcaaaatcgTACGTTAGATGTTAGAATGACGTTAGTGTCAAGGTTGAATTCCAAGGTGGCGTCTCTTACTTCAAGAAAAACTTAATTAAGAATTTAATTACTTTCTAACATCTTACGTACTCTAACAcgtatgtaaataaaagaaaaagtgtCTTCAACAACGTTTATTAGTGTTTAATCgaacaatgtttttatttatttttttaaacgtgGGGCGTTATAGACCCTTACACCAAACCATTGTCCtaagttaaaataaatctaatttaCTACGTCACATGTTGCTATAATGATATTCTGATATGATATCAGAGTATTTATAGTCAATGTGATGTAAAAGGGCGAGGTACTTCCCATTTGTTCTATAGAATTGAAATTCTTACACCTTCAGTGCATTAACATAAGCTTAATTTAGTAGCAAAAGTTGAATTGAAAGAAATGCCGGTGGACAAAGATTCCTTCAAGTTAAATGCATTTTTGGtttacgtacagtcagcagcagaagttgctaaacgggtgaggtattcaaaatgaccttgacacgctcttattctcttaacaataaagtcgcgtcaagatcattttgaacacctgaccCGCTTAGGAACATCTGCTGTTGCTTGTACGCTGGACGTTGCCGACTAACTGAGTACatatttattcaaatatttttaggcATGAGAAGTGTACATTCTATAAAACAAGTGGGAAGTAAATATTCTCGAAGTTGGAGACATTTGAATATGAAGGCTTATTGATACTactagatataattataaatattaatttgccTTTTCATTCAGTAAGCATTTCAGTGTCCACAATTCGAGAATTccactttaattaaataatcgtCATGTTCACAGTGAAATCACATTTATATTGCGTGTTTAGACCAATTATTTAAGTTCTACTTTGTATCAATACGATTGAAGTATTAATATCGATAATTGTCTACTTTGCGTATATACCCATGATTTTACGTCTATAAAAATAATGATCGCCCTCCATTTtctttatttcaattttataaCCAATTTAAGCATCTATAATATAATGTTAATAGAACAAAAATGCAGAAATTAAAGCACCAAtgatttgaaagtaaataattaataaaatatatagtttaaCTTTTATTAACCAACCCTGATAGTCAGCTTTTTCAATGGTTATTGTGGAATGCGATTTATAAATCTGTCCTTATACTAGTAAAGTAGATatcgaaaaatatttttaaatgtttattacaCGGTTTCGATAGATATTTATTCTTATATTACATTCTACATCTCCAATTTTGGCACTACACAAACAAAAACAACTATGAGACAAATACAGgtttatacaaaatatatacatattgaaatatttgaaatttCGACATAAATGCACAATCGAAAGACAATTAAAAGCAGAGaccagtaaataataaaaacatacaaaCTTGCATTCCTCAAAAAGTAACTTATCTGATggtttttaagtatacaaaataCATAGGGCTTTATCCTTATTTCTGAGGAACATAACTTTATATGAGAGTCACACTTTATTTATTAGTCTCTGTTTGTAAGTAAGCTAGCGCAGCCTGGCGATCGCATCACAGAGTGTATGTTAACTCTAATTAACCTAACCTTTCCACCCATTTTACataaagtacaagtgtctaccCTAAAATATCCGTGTTACATATAACGAGAACAGTGACAAGTCAGCAATCGGTTTAGTGAAAAGAGCAAGTTTCGGCAGCCAAATGGATAGTGAAAATTTTGTAGTTAAATCGGCTTCGACTCGTCTACAATTTCATTGTGATTATGTGATCTATAGATATATAGacacatacaaataaataattgaaatcgTAGAcgatttaaggcctgtgcacaccggctgcgtgtgcgtgacgttcacgtgcgcgtgcggcgttgtagtatacagatccatATGAGAGATGGCataccgcttgcgtgacgtgtgcgtgtgcggatccaacattttagcgcacgtcacgcacacgcaagccggtgtggctcggcctttagggTTTCCCCACATAATATTATGTTgccgcggaatcggcaaaatccgataggaaaaagctttatgtctgtgcaataagagcgaaaaagtcgtcgttcggctcggccggcgcgtcgacggctttttcgctcttattgcgcggacataaagctttttcctatcggatttTGACGAATGCACGTTGATATATCTAGGGAGACGGGAAACCCTTGAGCTCTAAGTACGAAATTGTCGAAATGATCAGAATAAACCGATGagttatgtacagtcgacgtcaaagatatgtttacatttttcgccttattacaaaggagtaaggtgcaaaactgtaaacatatctttgacgtcgactgcacATCTACAGATAATTAAGAGAAGTCTATTTCGTCACTGTACTCGTTACGTGCAATAGATGCATTAGTGCATACTCAGATTCAAATCTGAAGctttttaacaaaattgtaataaaaaatatcatgtaaaaaatacaaaataggcaATGTAAAATTGCATTTTCAAAGGATTTAAGTAGCATAATATTTAATTGCTCGATATGAAGCTCGCTGCCTTAAGCGTGACGAACAAGCGTATATAATGATATGAACTGTACGTAGCCGACCTTCCCCATCCAACCGCCTCATTGGAATATCAATTCTctgaaaaaaaagtatattttttttaaatattgttgatacttttgtttatttttttatttatgggcAGTGCTTAAAAGGCCCTGTTTGGGCTTGTTATGAATATGAGTAGTAATAGTGAGTTGAAATATTAAcccaaaagctgtcactcggacgccacgtcaccggagtgacaaaactgaaattgaactttatgcatatgcacgtaggtctacgTTGTTCTGTGGTCTGTGACAGATTAATCAGTCTCTGGCGTTGGACCAACAAATCCAACAATGCGGATATCtccgtcattggcgtccaaaaggtcaGAGAGCTGCCTTTTAAGAAAGCCTGACACTGCACCTTAAAATGACTGTCGTCGATTTTTCCTCTAAACTGgtcatacacggtgtaacatggggaaaccgaataattttaacagcgtattcctgatcatatttagagacaaaaatgtcctataaacttttttgaaattcgcctagtttcagagataatattaataaaaaaaaagtttagttagtttttattgttacatagtgtaaaaggcctttttgattgtgatgttgctgctatgggacgtagtctatccttattgatagatgtcaaaaagtgacaagtaacacttagcaaaaagtaggttttacaaaaaaaaatgtaaaaatcaattttaagtaacaagtttaccaataacatttattttttatgtactgtaaatacattaaaaaaattgaaaaaacaaaacaaaaaaaaattttttttttcataaatttacctaaactcatattacatttttttctttcttttgacctcagaaatgcgtggttaaaattattcggttacctcatgttacaccgtgtataagaaTGAAGTGACCATTATGTTATTGTGTTacttgttgttttattttttcgtcacgaataaacgctctctattctattctaagtaCACTTACAGCTCAACCCACTGCAGCATGGTCATCAATGTCCCTGCATCTTGTACCGGTACACCAGCACGCTAGCCACGCCCACCAGCAGGCTCAGCAGGCCCCACATCAGCATCTGTGCCGACGGAAAATTCACAACAATTAGTCAAAGACTATCAACTaaccccccttattcataaacgcgctacaaaccacAATTCGCTAATAATCGCTTGTTGATTAGGCCTGTAAAGATTTATAGATTTATGAATATTAAGGGGGTAGGTAATTGTATTGGCTGATCGAAGTTTTTTAcggatggcgccagcataggtgTGAGAAAAAGACGCTGCCATGTGTGTCTTTGTTTGCTAAAGCCATTGGCTAAAAATCTTGGAATTCAACTGAAAGTCTTAAGTGCTAATTCTATCATGGATCTCAGTACCCAGCTTGGCTTTAGGGCCACCGCCCtccactagcgtctcccgagcgtcagcgtctggtcaactctatggctgctgctgcTCGACTCAACGTTAGCGCAAATGCAAAACTGCAAAAATGCAaagacgctcaaaagacgctaacGTGGGGCGGCCTTTAGATTACCTGGTTTTTCATCAGGGCTGCTCTTTTGCGTTCGCATGACCAACAGCGACAGCCTTAGCCGGCGGGCGTTCAAACAACcagtaggccaagcacatgactggcgcgacagtatctcgcggcgagatagactacccgtctttttctaattaTGTTAATAAAAGAGGGACTGGTAGTaaatctcgccgcgagataccgCCACGCCAATCATGTTCTAGCCCGGCAGTCCCTCGTAGCCCTCTGTTCACATGCTAGTGCATACACTCTAGCATGTTGCACCCGCCGACACATTTAGAgcctgcgcgcactgcgattaaaatttttgcgacacgattttagaatcgcgctgtaatacatattttttgtcGCATGTACGCGCACCAACATATAAACagatacgttgcatttctgcgacaaaattattgCACGACAAAAAATCGTAGCGCCTGGCCTTAGGCGTGACCGTAAACACAGAATCGGAGCACGGACTCCTTTTGTGTGTTGTCCTTTTGtcttgttttgtgttttgtgtgttgtttgtttgttttgttttgttgtgttttatttgttttttgtgttattatttatttattattttattttatttatttggagaaccaacagctatgacaataccatagaaattatagtggatacagaaagccaattataggaactcacaggttgttttttgttttgtcttaCCTACCTTAGCTTTCGATGGTTTCTTATCCGGCGTCCCTTTAGGTGCTTGCGTGCCTAACATCCTCTTAGCCAGCCGGCGCTCCACCGAGCGGTCCCTGGTGGCCCTCTGTTCACAGCGGTGGAGTTCCTTCCTCGCTCCGGCGTCGTCGGGTGCtgcggccgccgccgcccggGCCGCATCTAGGGCTTCGGAGTTACGGCCCATGGCGGATAGGATGCGCGATTTGCGGTATAAAGCTTTCGCGTTTTGTGGTTGGCAGGATAGCACGCGGGTCACTGCCTGAAAAATGTAGACAATAGGTTATGAAACATATCATACTGAAAATATCTGAGAAAAGTAGTTATGGATTTCTAACGtagtatagtccgttttttttcgGGTTTTAATTTAATACGACCTGGAAATTAGAATAGGTCGGAACTCATAGTACcatcaaagagaatttgaaataagagttactgtcatggtaaattatgtagctggagtacatttactgccatctttcgacagaagattaaaattgttagaacgccatttgactttcatcattattctttcactgatatgtgtaacttgttaaataagtatgaatattaacgccatctactcgagagtaggccaaaggcaatattttcgagcgatggcgccataacctttggCTTTGGCCTACAGCACAGACGTACCTGCAGCGCCGCCTCGTACACGCCGGCCTTGAGCTGCGCGGCGGCCATGTTGTTGTGCACGCGCAGGCGCTCCTccagcagcgcgcgcagctCGTCGGAGGTGGGCGCGAGCTCGCCGGTGGGTGTGGGCTCGGTGATGCCGCCCTCCGCCTCGTCCAGCACGTCCAGCGCGCGCCGGTACAGCTGCACGGCCAGCTGCGCCTCGCCCCGCCCGTACCACCAGTTgccgcgcgcgcggcggcgagTTCTAACAACAATAACAAGTCATAAATACAAGACATGATAGAGACCTATTTATATACTTAGCTTCGCTGTGACACTAAAGCAGTTTGTGCGGAGTCTAAAAATATTTAGGACAAGGCAAAATGTtttacaaatatctgtgaaacaAAACCAAAGTCACGTCTTCATGTTATCCCAATGCTACAATTACGAAATGCAATGCAAACGAGTAAACATCAGAAGAAAAGTGAGAGGTAAGTACGTAAAGTACTGCAAAATATGGAAGCCGCCGTTTTGGCAGCCGAAGTAGATGGCGCTATACAGCGTCATAACTTTTTTTGTAACTGTGTTATTAAAAGTGTGCGCTAGAAGCCTAAGTTACATTAAACATAAGTGGTATAGACTATACAGACATGTCCTTTAAGCATTGCAAACAATTATATTGTTATCATGTCCGCCGCGTCCATCTATGACACGATCTCATCAGCATAGATAACATACAAT
This window contains:
- the LOC134671899 gene encoding peptidyl-prolyl cis-trans isomerase FKBP8; amino-acid sequence: MSEEDNALVNQSESSSFEDLATAHEIEEAKLAEAAAAETEKPIENKTDEWQDVLGSGALLKKILKPGDESEGLRPHRSDICRISYELKIRGGSGDIFEKRDHVKIYLGDNEILQGLDLALTLMYKGEECLLQIAPRFAYGDVGLKPGENQGLVGESTPVNYEGPVIGPETWLEARLELHDWSEEPEHETLPIAERMEIGTRRRARGNWWYGRGEAQLAVQLYRRALDVLDEAEGGITEPTPTGELAPTSDELRALLEERLRVHNNMAAAQLKAGVYEAALQAVTRVLSCQPQNAKALYRKSRILSAMGRNSEALDAARAAAAAAPDDAGARKELHRCEQRATRDRSVERRLAKRMLGTQAPKGTPDKKPSKAKMLMWGLLSLLVGVASVLVYRYKMQGH